Below is a window of Sulfurisphaera ohwakuensis DNA.
AACTGCCAGTATGTGTTTTAGCTGCTGCTGCACCATTACTTGTAGTACCCCCTTTTAAGAATACTACCGGTTTTCTCTTCGTGGCTTCTGGTAAAGTTTCTAAGAAAGAATTACCATCTGAGACTCCTTCTAGGTAAACGAATATTGCTCTTGTTTCTGGGTCTCTTGAAAGGTATTCGATAACTTCATACTCTTTTACATCAGCTTGATTACCTAAACTCACCATATAACTTATTCCTACTCTATATTTCTGTGCCCAATTTAGCATGTAAACTCCTAGACCACCGCTTTGAACAACTAATGCAATATTTCCTCTTTTAACGTCAGTATAGGCAAAAGTTGCATTAAACTCTGGAGTAATGATACCAAATGTATTTGGTCCTAAAACTCTTATTCCTCCTTTTCTGGCAATACTTATGACCTTATCTTCTAATTCGGCCTCACCAACTTCTTTAAATCCAGCAGTAATTACGATTGCTGCTTTCACATTTTTTTCTACGGCCTCTTCCATTACCTGTGGCACAGCCTCTCTAGGTACTGTAATTACTACCATATCTATAGGATCTGGAATCTCCTTAACGCTTTTATATGCTTTTACACCTTCAACATCTTCAGCCTTTGAATTTACTGGGTAAAGTTTTCCGTGATAAGTATATAGAAGATTTCTGAATACTACATTTCCAACTTTCTCTTTATAGCGAGAAGCCCCAATAACAGCAATACTCTTTGGTTTAAAGAGGTATTCTAATGACATACATAAATATAAAGAGAAGTTGAAATATATATTTAACTTAACGAATTAGACACAATTGTTCTTACTTAAATAAGTAGTGCATAGTTACAATTTGTTATTCAAAATAATTAATATGTCTGCATTCTCTAAACAAAATCTTTCTCTTTGATTAATTCTTTAGGTTAGCATTATAGCTTACTAAAAATTCTTATTTATTTACTTCAAAAATTGATATAATAAAAACATATCTTAACTCAGAAATTATATAAAGAAAAATCTTAAATGAATGGGGTCCATTTACTAAATGCAACTAGATGTTCTCCTACCGCTTCAATTCCTATATATCCTGCTAATAATCCAGCTAATATTAGTAAGACTGCATCTACTATTAACCATATTTTATTCCACTTTCCGTTATCAAGGAATATTGCAACAGGATAGAAAAATATTGAAGCTAGTCCAGTTAATGTGTATAATGCTAATAATGCTGTTGGTTCAAGAGTCATATTATGCAAATATCCTTGAACACCATAATATATTGTTACTAATCCAAATAACAAAGCCATGAAGCCTAAGTGCTCGAGCTTATACTCATTCTTAATGCTTAAAGCTATTCCTATAATTCCCAAACCTAATACTGGATAAAGATCGTAGAATAGTATGTTATAACTGGATGGTAAGGGCCAGAGAAGCATTCCGTAAAATCCAGTAATAGACATAAATAAACCTAACAATAGTAGTGGCATGTATTGTGGTTTAATAGCATTTCTGTAATCTTGTACTGTGGAATGCACTAGGAATGTCTTAATTAAGCCGTAAGCAAAGGTTAAGAAACCTATACCCATTGTTATTAACTGAATAGTTAATATATCTATGAATAGTGCCATTTTATATCACCAATTATAATTATACAATTCCAGAGATATAAACGGAATATGTTAAGGTATATACATTTGTAGATGGATATTAACGATAAACTAACATTTAAGAAATTTTAAACTTTTTAAAATCATTCATTTAAAATCATTCATCTAAATTAATTGAAAATTTTATATCATATCACATCAAAAATATAAATATATGCAACATACTTTATTACATGTTCTTATACATACCTAGACATATGTAAATGAAAATGAACTAGTTTTGAACTCTCTATCCTCTCAAATTTTTAGTAAAATAGCTAGTTATCGTCTCTGAGCTGCATCTAAAAACGAAAGTATTACCCAGATGTCAATTATCGAAATTCCCCAAGCTTCAATTGTTGCTGAAGAGGGCCACTTAACTATTTCTGCGATAATATTTCCAATAATAAAGAGAATTATCATATAAATTCCTAGTTTTCTTCTTGCTGTTAATAGGCCTATCCCGTATGTTAAAATTGCAATGTCAAATTGTATGAAGAACCAAGTGGAAACAAACACATGCGGATACGTTCCCTCATGATATATTCCTATTAAGGCTAGAAAAATTGCAGCAACCATTACAAAAGCTGATGCTATTATCAAAATTTTATTTTCACTTACTTCTGCTAAAAAGATAGCATAAAGAAAAGCAAATAAGGAAACTACTATAAGGCCATAATTATATAGCCAAGGATCTTTTGCTAAAGGTCCTCCTAAATCACTAAAAGCATTTTTAGTAAAATTGAACCATGGGTTAAGGCTAATGCTTACAAATATTATAATCCATGCTAATACTGCGCTTATGAATCCTGTATATTTTAAGATTCTCACAATATTAATTTAAGCGTTTTTATTTCATAAGTTTTTAAGTAAGACCGTTTTAAAGAGCAAAAATTTCAAATGCCGGACAGCTCTTATTTTAATCCAACTTTATTTAATAATAGTCACAAAAAGAAGTAAAGAGCTCAGCTTTACCTTTGAATATGAGCAAGTTAATCGAATGAGTCAGTATACCCTGTATTGGTTAATGTTATTTCCCTTTGTATTTACTGTGAAAAAGACTATATTTTAAGCTACTCAATTGTACTTTAAGAAAATGTAAAAATATAAAAGCCTCATATTAAGAAAATGAATAAAAGTTAAATAAGGTAGAAAGTATAATTATGGAGAAGACAATTAAAGTGAAGGAAACTACACTCGAAATGTTAAAGAGGCTTAAAGAGGAGAACAATTTCTCGTCAATATATGATATAATCATGTATTTAATAAAGCTGTATCGAGAAGAAAAGTTAAGGAAAATGTTTGGTGTAGATAAAGGTAAAATAACTCCCTTCACTAGAGATGATAAAATTGAGGATCGTGATGGATAGTTTATGTTTGGATAGATTTTTTATGGGTAGTAGTAAAGGAGAGAAAGTCCTTAAAATCCTCTCTTCTGCAGATGAGGTAATAACGCCAGATTTAGTTCTTGCTGAATTAGCCAGAAAGTATATTAGAGAGGGAGTTGAAGAAAATATAGTTAAAGAAAGACTTAAATTTATTGAAGAGAATAGTATAATTGTCTGTATTGATAGAGAGTTAAGTACTCAGGGTGCTAAAGCATATGTTGAATTGTTAGTCAAGGCAAAAAGAGAGGGTAAAAATAAGCCTAGCATAACAGATAGTATACTTCTTTCATTAAGTAGAAAGTATAATGCGAAAGTGATTACTGGAGACGAGATATTTGAAGGAATGAGTGAGGTAATATTTCTATAATTACAGAAGAAAATAATGTTAAAATTTTCAAGTATTCGTATTATGCTTCAGATTGATCGGTCAAATCAGATATATTTAATCTATGATTGTTAATAAAAATTTCCTTCAAATTTCAAATTTTGATGAATCCTATTGGAAATTTTTACTAACTGTTACTATGCTGGAAATTTAGTTAATTAGTGTCTAATTCAATTTACAGAAAAGGGGGTTAAGGGGGCGAAAAGCCTCGCCTCTCTGAGGCGGGGATGGATAGCCCCCTTATAGAAAGTTTAAATACTTCTTTTTTCGAAATTCTTTTAATGGCTAGGAGGGTTAAAGCGATCAGAGCTACTGTTTCTATGAAGATCGCCCTATCTGAACCCCTCCTAGCCCTTGTGAATAACTACGTAAAAGCCCTCCGTTTCGCCCTATTTTAGTTGAAGGAAAATGTCCCGAATCCTAATGAGAAGGAAGTTTTAGAAAAAGTCCATGAAGGACTGTATGAGAGGTTAAAAGAAGAATATAATCTACCATCAAAGGTTGCCCAAGACTGTTATCGTGAAGCTCTCTCAGTATACAAGGGCTGGTATAATAATCCGAGAAGGGGTCGTTTCCCAAGAGTATATAAGCCAACAGTTTGGCTAACTCCTAAAGCAAGTTATAATGTTGACTTAGATAATATGACTGTTAGGATAGCAAGTGTTGGTGAATTTCAAATTCTAGGTTATCCTAGAAACCTCAAGGAGTACTTAAGCTGGAGGATGAAGGAGGCTAGGTTAGTGGTTAAGGGTGATAAGGCTTTTCTTAAGGTTGTTTTTGAGAAACCGTTGGAGAAGGCTAAACCAGGGGAAAGTATTGCTGTTGATGTTAACATGAGCGAGATTGTTGTTGGCAAGGATGATACTCATTACGTTAGGATTCCAACTCGTTTGCACGAGGTTCATCACTGGAAGTCTTTAGCCGAGAGATTGCAGAAGAAATACTCAAAGAGGTGGAGGGAGAATAAGAGGATTCTGCATAGGATTCGTTCTTTTCATCAAAAGGCTAGGCGTATTATGGAGGATTTCGCTAGGAAGGTTGGGAAGTGGGTTGTTGAGATTGTTATAGATTTTGGTGCTAATGTTATTAAGTTGGAGAACCTTGAGAACCTCATCAAGAACGTAGATAAACTACCTAAAGAGTTTCGCGACAAACTTTATCTAATGCAGTATCGTAGGATTCAGTATTGGGTTGAGTGGCAGGCTAGGAAGCACGGTATTCTAGTTCAATACGTTAATCCCAAATATTCTTCCGTCTCTTGTCCTAAGTGTGGTAAAAGGATGAGGGAGGTCTCTCATCGTTGGTTTAAGTGTTCATGTGGTTATGAGAATGATAGGGATGTTATTGCTGTAGTTAATCTGAACAGGAGGGGGTCTCTGACCCTCTCGTCTGCCCACTAAATGAGAGATGTAATCCCGAATCGATGGTGGGAACGATGATCCGCCCTAAGGGAACCATCGCCCTTCTAGGGCGGTGAGAAAGTCAGATAATAGCCCTCTCTATTAGATAAATTTGATCTATGTAACGAATAAAAATTTAATAAATTTGCTAAAAAGAGAAAAATTTTACTCTGTATCTTTATAATTGTGAAATGTAAAAATTCCTAATCACTTAGGTTTTCTCCTCTCTTGACTTTTTCATGGATATACAAGAGAATCAACTATTTAGGGGATACTTTAGCTCATAAGGTTTCCAGCCTAGGCTTTCCCTAAAATCATTAATATACTTAATTGCTTTCTCCTTTTCACTTACCGGCATGTCCTTCTTGTGAAGGACCCCCATGTATAGAGCGTAGAGCCTTGCATTTATAATCTTAGGACTTAACCCGTAGTCCATGTCTTCTTTTAACTCCTCTAAGATATCATTAACTTGCTCAGCGCTCTCAAGCCCCTTACCGCTAAAGTCCTTAACTTTTCTACCTAAATAAAGCCTTCCTTTTTCAACTACTACAGCTTTACCATTTTCAAATGTTATTCTACCTTTAAATACTCTATCATAAAACTGCCAGGCATCTGCAACTTCTGGCTCCAACTGTTGTAATCTTGTTAAAACATATCTCCTAATCTCATCTGTCGAGATTTTTTCCCTATCTTTGATCTTCTCCTCAATTTCTTTAACAATTTCTTTTGCAACTTCGTCAGAGGCCCCTGCCCTTATTAGCGCATTATATAACTTATCTGAAAGGTATTCTTCCTCTCTTCCAGACCTTTTAATTACCTTAGTCATAAATTAAATTATGAGAGGAAGAATATATTTATTTCAAGTTTATTCTGATTCCGAAAGTGAGAAATAGAGCTTAAGTGAAAGTTTTTCTTACTTAAAATTGTCTTTACTATAATATTATCCCATCATTCCTATTTCTATTAATTCTGATAACTTCTCAAGTTGTTCACAAGAATTATTGGTTGTTCTAACTTTTCTTATAAGCAATTGAATTTAAAAATTCTTCAACCTGGGAATTTGCTATGATGTGTGGGTACAATATGGTATATAAGCTGAAATTGTTAGCTTAGAGCAGTTTTCGGATAGAAATAAAAAGTATAATATAAGAATAATTATTCATGCGTTTATTTATAATAGCCGTCATACTAATAATTCTTGGAATCTTGTTTCTTTCTCTAATACCTTTTGCATCTCAAAACTCCATAAGGATGAGTAATAAGGTTGTAATTCTTCCTCACGAATCCTATACTGTTCCGTATAAAGGTGATTCTGAAGTACTTTTTT
It encodes the following:
- a CDS encoding DUF981 family protein, encoding MALFIDILTIQLITMGIGFLTFAYGLIKTFLVHSTVQDYRNAIKPQYMPLLLLGLFMSITGFYGMLLWPLPSSYNILFYDLYPVLGLGIIGIALSIKNEYKLEHLGFMALLFGLVTIYYGVQGYLHNMTLEPTALLALYTLTGLASIFFYPVAIFLDNGKWNKIWLIVDAVLLILAGLLAGYIGIEAVGEHLVAFSKWTPFI
- a CDS encoding DUF998 domain-containing protein, with product MRILKYTGFISAVLAWIIIFVSISLNPWFNFTKNAFSDLGGPLAKDPWLYNYGLIVVSLFAFLYAIFLAEVSENKILIIASAFVMVAAIFLALIGIYHEGTYPHVFVSTWFFIQFDIAILTYGIGLLTARRKLGIYMIILFIIGNIIAEIVKWPSSATIEAWGISIIDIWVILSFLDAAQRR
- a CDS encoding VapB-type antitoxin, with product MEKTIKVKETTLEMLKRLKEENNFSSIYDIIMYLIKLYREEKLRKMFGVDKGKITPFTRDDKIEDRDG
- a CDS encoding PIN domain-containing protein translates to MIKLRIVMDSLCLDRFFMGSSKGEKVLKILSSADEVITPDLVLAELARKYIREGVEENIVKERLKFIEENSIIVCIDRELSTQGAKAYVELLVKAKREGKNKPSITDSILLSLSRKYNAKVITGDEIFEGMSEVIFL
- a CDS encoding ATP cone domain-containing protein; protein product: MTKVIKRSGREEEYLSDKLYNALIRAGASDEVAKEIVKEIEEKIKDREKISTDEIRRYVLTRLQQLEPEVADAWQFYDRVFKGRITFENGKAVVVEKGRLYLGRKVKDFSGKGLESAEQVNDILEELKEDMDYGLSPKIINARLYALYMGVLHKKDMPVSEKEKAIKYINDFRESLGWKPYELKYPLNS